One window from the genome of Vicia villosa cultivar HV-30 ecotype Madison, WI unplaced genomic scaffold, Vvil1.0 ctg.002171F_1_1, whole genome shotgun sequence encodes:
- the LOC131638106 gene encoding SNF2 domain-containing protein CLASSY 2-like: protein MAPPKKRNLHQWKHPFDSDYPFEAVLSGSWQPVKLIEVSSGKTTLHFMDTRQIQTPLTSSSDIRIGSRKAASSDCSNFLRSGIDISILLGFCHHDDNSYQFSPIPMWIDARINSIHRQPHDESDKCSCQFYVNFYDDQGSLGTEMKTLSKKDNAIGIDQIFILQRLQHNTSEGLLKENNNCEVKPYRWDSSEDCSSLSQTRLILGKFLSDLSWFVMTSFLKKVSFSIRSFQNKLVYQVMGNDTDVTSPFLIDVVNFNLKNGSLVPIISQFDAFHDYDGEEDEASPMQTNEIGGLRRSRRRNVQPERYIGCAVEKLAVGNFRTWPYKRGTYVKRNDNSSSDSDSDSDSNSESEEDDSESDEKVNEAEKTNEVKLGDAEQNDHGDEISLKYDHLTDDIVEAKNNGADVLNSDPCNDQSAISCVKEVDDNATLGRYYSYCREKNLKRKQFDHDLDDIDFGNKWEGICFKNGAQTKRFRWTNINQVHDEQRHKGSRMYADASKEMIDTYMKNFDSLPTEEEKNVNEPWQETSKLEPREEEKTSKSDDEEEESPENLEALWQEMNTALTSSYLLIGNEDSNAAEVSADTEKESKETCEHDFRLEDEIGIYCTRCGFVKTAIRDISEPIMENPKWHKEEKQCSGEDKPEPKVEEVDNKDLFLTRANDLDEPISTENENVWELIPELKEQMHAHQKKAFEFLWRNIAGSMEPALMKENSETSGGCVISHAPGAGKTFLIISFLVSYLKLFPGKRPLVLAPKTTLYTWRKEFKKWKIPVPVYLIHARQSSRDLTTLKSTILPGVPKPTSGVKHVLDCINKIQKWNSHPSVLVMGYTSFFSLMRSEETKFEHRKYMAKALRENPGILILDEGHNPRSTKSRLRKCLMKVPTELRILLSGTLFQNNFCEYFNTLSLARPKFVHEVLHELDSKYRRNGEIMKKAPHLLEARARKFFLDNIEKKINSDIDEEKMFGLNLLRKMTTGFIDVYDSGNSSDTLPGLQIYTLLMNTNDEQHEIIQKLQKKMAKSSSYLLEVELLITLGSIHPWLIKTAAACAAKFFTDEELKKLETSKFDLRKGSKVRFVLSLISRVVKNEKVLIFCHNLAPIRFLIELFEKYFQWQNGKEVLLLTGELDLFERGKVIDKFEDPRGSSKVLLASINACAEGISLTAASRVIFLDSEWNPSKTKQAIARAFRPGQQKMVYVYQLLTTGSMEEDKFRRTIWKEWISCMIFSQEFVENPSKWQTEKIEDDILREMVEEDKSKAIHMIMKNEKASTT, encoded by the exons ATGGCGCCACCGAAAAAAAGGAATTTACATCAATGGAAGCATCCATTTGATTCTGATTATC CATTTGAAGCAGTATTGTCTGGATCATGGCAACCTGTGAAACTCATCGAAGTTTCATCAGGAAAAACAACATTACATTTCATGGATACTCGGcagattcaaactcctttgacATCGTCATCTGATATTCGGATAGGATCAAGAAAAGCTGCTTCATCCGATTGCTCCAACTTTTTACGATCTGGAATCGACATATCTATTCTATTAGGCTTTTGCCATCATGATGATAATTCATATCAATTTAGTCCTATTCCA ATGTGGATTGATGCTAGGATAAATTCCATACACAGACAACCTCACGACGAATCTGATAAATGTTCGTGTCAATTTTATGTAAACTTCTATGACGATCAAGGTTCACTTGGAACCGAGATGAAAACTCTTAGTAAAAAGGATAATGCGATTGGAATCGACCAAATCTTCATCCTCCAGAGGCTTCAACATAATACTTCTGAAGGCTtgttaaaagaaaacaacaattgcGAAGTTAAGCCTTATAGGTGGGATTCATCGGAAGATTGCTCTTCGTTATCCCAAACTAGATTAATTCTCGGGAAATTTTTATCTGATCTTTCGTGGTTCGTTATGACGTCTTTTTTAAAGAAGGTTTCATTTAGTATAAGATCTTTTCAGAACAAGCTTGTATATCAAGTTATGGGAAATGATACCGATGTTACTAGTCCTTTTTTGATAGATGTTGTGAACTTCAACCTTAAAAACGGATCACTAGTACCTATTATTTCTCAATTTGACGCGTTTCATGATTAtgatggtgaagaagatgaagcgtcGCCAATGCAAACTAATGAAATTGGAGGCTTACGACGCTCAAGACGTAGAAATGTACAGCCCGAACGGTACATTGGTTGTGCTGTTGAGAAGTTGGCAGTTGGTAACTTTAGAACCTGGCCATACAAGAGAGGAACTTATGTGAAAAGAAACGAtaactcttcttcagattcagattcagattcagattcaaattcagaatcagaagaggatGATAGTGAAAGTGACGAAAAGGTTAATGAGGCGGAAAAAACCAATGAAGTAAAGTTAGGTGATGCCGAACAAAATGATCATGGAGATGAAATTTCTTTGAAATATGATCATTTGACTGATGACATCGTTGAAGCAAAGAATAATGGTGCTGACGTGTTGAATTCGGATCCCTGCAATGATCAGTCTGCAATATCATGTGTTAAAGAAGTCGATGATAATGCTACTTTGGGACGTTATTATAGTTATTGCAGAGAAAAAAACCTCAAGAGGAAGCAATTTGATCATGATTTGGATGATATCGATTTTGGGAACAAATGGGAAGGGATCTGTTTTAAAAACGGCGCTCAAACAAAGCGATTTCGTTGGACAAACATAAACCAGGTTCATGACGAACAGCGTCATAAAGGAAGTAGAATGTACGCCGATGCCTCCAAAGAAATGATCGATACATATATGAAGAATTTCGATAGTCTGCCAACCGAAGAAGAGAAAAATGTTAACGAGCCGTGGCAGGAAACAAGCAAGTTGGAGCCGAGGGAAGAAGAAAAAACATCGAAAAGCGATGACGAGGAGGAAGAGAGTCCTGAGAATTTGGAGGCCTTGTGGCAAGAAATGAATACAGCTTTGACATCTAGTTATCTTCTTATTGGGAATGAG GACTCAAATGCTGCTGAGGTTTCGGCTGATACCGAGAAAGAATCAAAGGAAACTTGTGAACATGATTTTAGATTGGAAGACGAAATTGGAATATACTGCACCCGATGTGGTTTTGTGAAAACCGCAATACGAGACATATCTGAACCCATT ATGGAAAATCCAAAATGGCACAAAGAGGAGAAACAATGCAGTGGAGAAGACAAACCCGAGCCAAAAGTCGAAGAAGTTGATAATAAGGATCTGTTCTTGACTCGTGCTAATGATCTCGATGAGCCAATATCAACAGAAAATGAAAATGTTTGGGAATTGATTCCAGAACTCAAAGAACAGATGCATGCACACCAGAAAAAAGCTTTTGAGTTTCTTTGGCGAAACATTGCAGGATCAATGGAACCAGCTCTCATGAAAGAAAACTCCGAAACAAGTGGTGGCTGTGTTATATCTCATGCTCCTGGAGCAGGAAAAACCTTTCTCATCATTTCGTTTCTCGTAAGTTACTTGAAACTATTTCCAGGGAAAAGACCATTAGTCCTAGCTCCGAAAACCACACTCTACACATGGCGAAAAGAGTTCAAGAAATGGAAGATTCCTGTGCCGGTGTACCTTATTCACGCCCGTCAATCCTCGAGAGATTTAACGACACTAAAATCAACGATTCTTCCGGGAGTTCCAAAACCTACTAGTGGTGTCAAACATGTTTTGGATTGTATCAACAAGATACAGAAATGGAATTCACACCCTAGTGTTCTTGTCATGGGCTATACTTCGTTTTTTTCGCTAATGAGATCGGAAGAAACGAAATTCGAACACAGAAAATACATGGCTAAAGCATTGAGAGAAAACCCTGGAATCTTGATACTTGATGAAGGACACAATCCTAGAAGCACGAAATCGAGGTTGAGGAAATGTTTAATGAAAGTTCCAACAGAATTGAGGATATTACTTTCAGGCACATTGTTTCAGAACAATTTCTGCGAATATTTCAATACGCTTTCTTTAGCTAGACCAAAATTCGTGCACGAAGTTCTACATGAGTTGGACTCTAAATACAGAAGGAATGGAGAAATTATGAAGAAAGCACCGCATTTACTTGAGGCGAGAGCGAGGAAATTCTTCTTGGATAACATTGAAAAGAAGATTAACTCGGATATTGACGAGGAAAAAATGTTCGGTCTAAACTTGCTGCGGAAAATGACAACCGGATTCATTGATGTTTATGACAGTGGGAATTCTTCTGATACACTTCCTGGTTTGCAAATCTATACATTGCTCATGAACACGAACGACGAACAACACGAGATTATACAGAAGCTTCAGAAGAAAATGGCTAAGTCCAGTAGTTACCTTCTCGAGGTTGAACTTCTGATAACACTCGGATCAATACATCCTTGGTTGATCAAAACAGCAGCAGCATGTGCAGCTAAGTTTTTCACCGACGAAGAACTGAAGAAGCTAGAAACAAGCAAATTCGATTTGAGAAAAGGCTCCAAAGTAAGATTTGTCCTGAGCCTAATCTCGCGCGTAGTGAAAAACGAAAAGGTTCTTATCTTTTGTCACAACCTCGCACCAATAAGGTTTTTAATCGAGTTATTCGAGAAATATTTCCAGTGGCAAAACGGTAAAGAGGTTCTGCTACTAACCGGGGAGCTAGACTTGTTTGAAAGAGGCAAAGTGATAGACAAATTCGAAGATCCTCGTGGAAGTTCGAAGGTACTTCTTGCTTCTATCAATGCTTGTGCTGAAGGTATAAGCTTAACAGCAGCTTCTAGGGTGATATTTTTGGATTCTGAATGGAATCCTTCGAAAACAAAGCAGGCTATCGCGCGTGCTTTTCGTCCGGGGCAGCAGAAAATGGTGTACGTTTATCAGTTATTGACAACCGGATCGATGGAGGAAGATAAGTTTAGAAGGACTATATGGAAAGAGTGGATTTCTTGCATGATTTTCAGTCAAGAGTTTGTTGAAAATCCTTCGAAATGGCAAACTGAAAAGATAGAAGATGATATACTGAGGGAAATGGTTGAAGAAGATAAGTCAAAAGCAATTCATATGATTATGAAAAATGAAAAGGCTTCAACAACCTAA